The proteins below are encoded in one region of Populus alba chromosome 2, ASM523922v2, whole genome shotgun sequence:
- the LOC118052636 gene encoding uncharacterized protein isoform X1, whose amino-acid sequence MEKLSGLSHLFMTIFLHNFSTFMVIPAITDVTMSALCPGRDECSLAIYLTGFQQAIIGLGTLVTMPLIGNMSDKYGRKALLTVPMSLIIVPSAILAYSRTRNFFYAYYVVRTLMAMVCEGSVQCLALAYVADNVPESRRASTFGILSGIASSAFVCGNLSTRFLSTSSTFQVSASVAIAALVYMRLFLQDSIIDEQLSTPILTYKGNGKGKGKANAACCAHEIPSKNVQVFKSAPSLEDMLCLLKSSVTLSQAAVVAFFYSLAEVGLHASLMYYLKAQFHFSKDQFADLMVISGIAGTVSQLVIMPILTPAIGEARLLAVGLFFNCVHVFLYSIAWTFWVPYVASMFSLLFVFSQPCMRSIVSKQVGSCEQGKAQGCISGISSFANVISPLVFSPLTALFLSERAPFPFPGFSIMCVGFASLIAFIQSLMMRTAPPIANQKVVNSNYVDA is encoded by the exons ATGGAAAAGTTGTCAGGTTTAAGTCATCTCTTCATGACAATATTTCTGCATAATTTCTCAACATTTATGGTGATCCCCGCCATTACTGATGTCACAATGTCGGCCTTATGCCCTGGAAGAGATGAGTGTTCTTTGGCCATTTACCTAACCGGATTCCAACAAGCG ATTATAGGGCTTGGGACGCTGGTAACGATGCCTTTGATAGGGAACATGTCGGACAAGTATGGTCGGAAAGCTTTGCTTACTGTTCCAATGAGTCTTATAATAGTTCCCTCAG CCATATTGGCCTACAGCAGGACCAGGAACTTCTTTTATGCGTATTATGTCGTCAGGACTCTCATGGCCATGGTCTGTGAAGGAAGTGTCCAATGCCTTGCTCTCGCCTATGTG GCAGACAATGTTCCGGAGAGTCGGCGAGCCTCGACGTTTGGGATTCTTTCAGGCATTGCATCCTCCGCTTTCGTATGCGGAAACCTCTCCACTCGTTTCCTCTCCACCTCCTCCACCTTCCAG GTTTCTGCCTCAGTGGCAATCGCAGCTCTCGTGTACATGAGATTATTTCTTCAGGATTCCATCATCGATGAACAACTCTCTACTCCAATACTAACATATAAGGGGAAcgggaaaggaaaaggaaaagctaATGCTGCATGCTGTGCACATGAAATTCCAAGCAAAAATGTGCAGGTTTTTAAATCAGCACCTTCCTTGGAGGATATGCTCTGCTTGCTTAAGAGCAG TGTGACCCTTTCGCAAGCTGCTGTTGTTGCATTTTTCTACAGTCTTGCGGAAGTTGGCCTTCATGCTTCATTAATG TACTATTTGAAGGCGCAATTTCACTTTAGCAAGGATCAATTTGCTGATTTGATGGTGATTTCTGGGATTGCAGGGACCGTTTCACAG TTGGTTATTATGCCTATATTGACTCCTGCTATTGGAGAAGCAAGGCTGCTTGCAGTGGGGCTCTTTTTTAACTGTGTACAT GTGTTTCTTTACAGCATAGCGTGGACCTTCTGG GTACCTTATGTTGCTTCCATGTTCTCTCTTCTGTTTGTGTTTTCACAACCATGT ATGCGAAGCATTGTGTCCAAGCAAGTTGGATCCTGTGAGCAG gGGAAGGCTCAAGGGTGCATTTCTGGAATAAGTTCCTTCGCCAATGTCATTTCTCCCTTGGTTTTCTCTCCTTTAACAG CTTTATTCCTCTCTGAAAGGGCGCCGTTCCCCTTCCCTGGTTTCAGTATTATGTGCGTCGGATTTGCATCG TTGATAGCCTTCATTCAGAGTCTCATGATGAGGACCGCTCCTCCCATTGCAAATCAAAAGGTCGTTAATTCCAACTATGTGGATGCCTAG
- the LOC118052636 gene encoding uncharacterized protein isoform X3 has protein sequence MEKLSGLSHLFMTIFLHNFSTFMVIPAITDVTMSALCPGRDECSLAIYLTGFQQAADNVPESRRASTFGILSGIASSAFVCGNLSTRFLSTSSTFQVSASVAIAALVYMRLFLQDSIIDEQLSTPILTYKGNGKGKGKANAACCAHEIPSKNVQVFKSAPSLEDMLCLLKSSVTLSQAAVVAFFYSLAEVGLHASLMYYLKAQFHFSKDQFADLMVISGIAGTVSQLVIMPILTPAIGEARLLAVGLFFNCVHVFLYSIAWTFWVPYVASMFSLLFVFSQPCMRSIVSKQVGSCEQGKAQGCISGISSFANVISPLVFSPLTALFLSERAPFPFPGFSIMCVGFASLIAFIQSLMMRTAPPIANQKVVNSNYVDA, from the exons ATGGAAAAGTTGTCAGGTTTAAGTCATCTCTTCATGACAATATTTCTGCATAATTTCTCAACATTTATGGTGATCCCCGCCATTACTGATGTCACAATGTCGGCCTTATGCCCTGGAAGAGATGAGTGTTCTTTGGCCATTTACCTAACCGGATTCCAACAAGCG GCAGACAATGTTCCGGAGAGTCGGCGAGCCTCGACGTTTGGGATTCTTTCAGGCATTGCATCCTCCGCTTTCGTATGCGGAAACCTCTCCACTCGTTTCCTCTCCACCTCCTCCACCTTCCAG GTTTCTGCCTCAGTGGCAATCGCAGCTCTCGTGTACATGAGATTATTTCTTCAGGATTCCATCATCGATGAACAACTCTCTACTCCAATACTAACATATAAGGGGAAcgggaaaggaaaaggaaaagctaATGCTGCATGCTGTGCACATGAAATTCCAAGCAAAAATGTGCAGGTTTTTAAATCAGCACCTTCCTTGGAGGATATGCTCTGCTTGCTTAAGAGCAG TGTGACCCTTTCGCAAGCTGCTGTTGTTGCATTTTTCTACAGTCTTGCGGAAGTTGGCCTTCATGCTTCATTAATG TACTATTTGAAGGCGCAATTTCACTTTAGCAAGGATCAATTTGCTGATTTGATGGTGATTTCTGGGATTGCAGGGACCGTTTCACAG TTGGTTATTATGCCTATATTGACTCCTGCTATTGGAGAAGCAAGGCTGCTTGCAGTGGGGCTCTTTTTTAACTGTGTACAT GTGTTTCTTTACAGCATAGCGTGGACCTTCTGG GTACCTTATGTTGCTTCCATGTTCTCTCTTCTGTTTGTGTTTTCACAACCATGT ATGCGAAGCATTGTGTCCAAGCAAGTTGGATCCTGTGAGCAG gGGAAGGCTCAAGGGTGCATTTCTGGAATAAGTTCCTTCGCCAATGTCATTTCTCCCTTGGTTTTCTCTCCTTTAACAG CTTTATTCCTCTCTGAAAGGGCGCCGTTCCCCTTCCCTGGTTTCAGTATTATGTGCGTCGGATTTGCATCG TTGATAGCCTTCATTCAGAGTCTCATGATGAGGACCGCTCCTCCCATTGCAAATCAAAAGGTCGTTAATTCCAACTATGTGGATGCCTAG
- the LOC118052636 gene encoding uncharacterized protein isoform X2, whose protein sequence is MERLSALSHLFLTHFLHSFSTSMETPAMTDVFMSALCPGEDECSLAIYLSGLQKTIIGLGTLVTMPLIGNMSDKYGRKALLTVPMSLIIVPSAILAYSRTRNFFYAYYVVRTLMAMVCEGSVQCLALAYVADNVPESRRASTFGILSGIASSAFVCGNLSTRFLSTSSTFQVSASVAIAALVYMRLFLQDSIIDEQLSTPILTYKGNGKGKGKANAACCAHEIPSKNVQVFKSAPSLEDMLCLLKSSVTLSQAAVVAFFYSLAEVGLHASLMYYLKAQFHFSKDQFADLMVISGIAGTVSQLVIMPILTPAIGEARLLAVGLFFNCVHVFLYSIAWTFWVPYVASMFSLLFVFSQPCMRSIVSKQVGSCEQGKAQGCISGISSFANVISPLVFSPLTALFLSERAPFPFPGFSIMCVGFASLIAFIQSLMMRTAPPIANQKVVNSNYVDA, encoded by the exons aTGGAAAGACTTTCGGCATTAAGCCATCTCTTCTTGACTCACTTTCTTCACTCCTTCTCAACATCCATGGAGACTCCAGCCATGACTGATGTTTTTATGTCCGCACTTTGTCCTGGAGAAGATGAATGCTCCCTGGCCATTTATCTAAGTGGACTTCAAAAAAcg ATTATAGGGCTTGGGACGCTGGTAACGATGCCTTTGATAGGGAACATGTCGGACAAGTATGGTCGGAAAGCTTTGCTTACTGTTCCAATGAGTCTTATAATAGTTCCCTCAG CCATATTGGCCTACAGCAGGACCAGGAACTTCTTTTATGCGTATTATGTCGTCAGGACTCTCATGGCCATGGTCTGTGAAGGAAGTGTCCAATGCCTTGCTCTCGCCTATGTG GCAGACAATGTTCCGGAGAGTCGGCGAGCCTCGACGTTTGGGATTCTTTCAGGCATTGCATCCTCCGCTTTCGTATGCGGAAACCTCTCCACTCGTTTCCTCTCCACCTCCTCCACCTTCCAG GTTTCTGCCTCAGTGGCAATCGCAGCTCTCGTGTACATGAGATTATTTCTTCAGGATTCCATCATCGATGAACAACTCTCTACTCCAATACTAACATATAAGGGGAAcgggaaaggaaaaggaaaagctaATGCTGCATGCTGTGCACATGAAATTCCAAGCAAAAATGTGCAGGTTTTTAAATCAGCACCTTCCTTGGAGGATATGCTCTGCTTGCTTAAGAGCAG TGTGACCCTTTCGCAAGCTGCTGTTGTTGCATTTTTCTACAGTCTTGCGGAAGTTGGCCTTCATGCTTCATTAATG TACTATTTGAAGGCGCAATTTCACTTTAGCAAGGATCAATTTGCTGATTTGATGGTGATTTCTGGGATTGCAGGGACCGTTTCACAG TTGGTTATTATGCCTATATTGACTCCTGCTATTGGAGAAGCAAGGCTGCTTGCAGTGGGGCTCTTTTTTAACTGTGTACAT GTGTTTCTTTACAGCATAGCGTGGACCTTCTGG GTACCTTATGTTGCTTCCATGTTCTCTCTTCTGTTTGTGTTTTCACAACCATGT ATGCGAAGCATTGTGTCCAAGCAAGTTGGATCCTGTGAGCAG gGGAAGGCTCAAGGGTGCATTTCTGGAATAAGTTCCTTCGCCAATGTCATTTCTCCCTTGGTTTTCTCTCCTTTAACAG CTTTATTCCTCTCTGAAAGGGCGCCGTTCCCCTTCCCTGGTTTCAGTATTATGTGCGTCGGATTTGCATCG TTGATAGCCTTCATTCAGAGTCTCATGATGAGGACCGCTCCTCCCATTGCAAATCAAAAGGTCGTTAATTCCAACTATGTGGATGCCTAG